The following are from one region of the Littorina saxatilis isolate snail1 linkage group LG2, US_GU_Lsax_2.0, whole genome shotgun sequence genome:
- the LOC138960184 gene encoding UDP-glucuronosyltransferase 2A1-like, translating into MATKHSPALPPWLAAVLITLTGMGMSTVQAKRVIMLPMPFENHIDYHGNVARALMKLGHEVWTIVPAILADRGKLDTSDLNVVLYDTPFDIEDRTMPRLPERYFKGMSDNYDELETIMKEHCERILKNHTFFKTLQHIKPDFVVIDNLSLVYMLVILPYKLGVPFAFVGSSYDPIAQRVPFSPAVTPLPVFPYSDHMTFFQRVKNTLVFLKHCWNYKDAYEDAVARFAPEKPSIPVDMLIARAEMWLVEMDHILDYPKPSLPNVKFIGGTVKGPAGPLPKEFNSFMDDALEGVVLVSFGKYVLGLPTDISDKLFEVFESLPMKVIFRSNLTSPNPSKIMTSTWLPQNDLLGHPNTKVFVSHCGKNGQYEALYHAVPVVATPLFYDQPYNAERMRVKGLAEVIDLRTSTAAEMTAAIMKVARQPRYKQAITAASRLFRQQFHVPVEVAARWLDHVMKYGGAYMRSAGQDLTMNEFLIFDVIGFLAVAFLVLLAGVLYAGLMVYRHIVCRKKKTE; encoded by the coding sequence ATGGCAACAAAACATTCGCCAGCCTTGCCACCATGGCTTGCAGCAGTCCTCATCACTCTTACCGGCATGGGCATGAGCACAGTGCAGGCCAAGCGAGTCATCATGCTGCCTATGCCCTTCGAGAACCACATCGACTACCACGGCAACGTTGCACGTGCTCTTATGAAACTGGGTCACGAGGTGTGGACGATCGTTCCGGCCATCTTGGCAGATCGAGGCAAGCTGGACACATCTGATCTCAACGTTGTGCTGTACGACACGCCCTTTGACATCGAGGACCGGACCATGCCCAGGCTGCCCGAAAGGTACTTCAAGGGCATGTCGGACAACTACGACGAGCTGGAGACGATCATGAAGGAGCACTGCGAGAGGATACTGAAGAACCACACCTTCTTCAAAACCTTGCAGCACATCAAGCCGGACTTTGTCGTCATCGACAACCTGTCTCTGGTGTACATGCTGGTGATCCTGCCTTACAAGCTGGGCGTGCCTTTCGCCTTCGTGGGGTCTTCCTACGACCCCATAGCGCAGAGAGTGCCTTTCTCCCCAGCCGTCACTCCGCTGCCTGTCTTTCCGTACAGCGACCACATGACCTTCTTCCAGCGAGTGAAGAACACGCTGGTGTTTCTCAAGCACTGCTGGAACTACAAAGACGCCTACGAGGACGCTGTGGCGAGATTCGCTCCGGAGAAGCCGAGCATTCCCGTCGACATGCTGATCGCCAGGGCGGAGATGTGGCTGGTGGAGATGGACCACATCTTGGACTACCCCAAGCCCAGCCTGCCCAACGTCAAGTTCATCGGAGGCACCGTGAAAGGTCCTGCTGGCCCCTTACCCAAAGAGTTCAATTCCTTCATGGACGACGCCCTGGAGGGAGTGGTGTTGGTGTCCTTCGGCAAGTACGTGCTGGGTCTTCCCACTGACATCAGCGACAAGCTGTTCGAGGTGTTTGAAAGCCTGCCCATGAAGGTCATCTTCAGGTCCAACCTCACCTCGCCCAACCCCAGCAAGATCATGACGTCCACGTGGTTACCGCAGAACGATCTGTTGGGTCATCCCAACACCAAGGTGTTCGTCAGTCATTGCGGTAAGAACGGGCAGTACGAGGCTCTCTACCACGCCGTGCCTGTCGTCGCCACCCCTCTCTTCTACGACCAACCTTACAACGCCGAGCGCATGCGCGTCAAAGGTCTTGCGGAAGTGATCGACCTGCGCACGAGCACGGCAGCGGAAATGACGGCGGCCATCATGAAGGTCGCCCGCCAGCCACGATACAAGCAAGCCATCACGGCTGCCTCACGTCTGTTTCGGCAGCAGTTCCACGTGCCCGTAGAAGTGGCGGCACGCTGGTTGGACCACGTCATGAAGTACGGAGGTGCCTATATGCGTTCTGCCGGCCAGGACCTGACCATGAACGAGTTTCTCATCTTCGATGTCATAGGTTTCCTGGCCGTGGCTTTTCTTGTGCTGCTTGCTGGCGTGTTGTACGCTGGTTTGATGGTCTACCGTCACATTGTGTgcaggaagaagaagactgaaTAA